The genomic window ATACTGCAAGATAACTCTTTCTCATACTCTGGCCAGTTTCTTCCAACTGACGATTTGAACTTGTATTCGGAGGGCAGGCACTCTTTTACATCTCTGATCCGTCTTCTGACCGCTTCAGTTGTCAGCATGGGATACTAGTAACCCTAAGCTTTATAAGTCTTTCTATGTATAGACCATTATGTCACGTAAAGTAGAAGCTATAGTGAATGGTCCGCTTAATCTTGGCGAAGAAGTAGTAGAGATATACGAGAGAAAAGTTAGTGCATATGGCAATGGGGCGAAGGTA from Methanofastidiosum sp. includes these protein-coding regions:
- a CDS encoding DUF2080 family transposase-associated protein, producing the protein MSRKVEAIVNGPLNLGEEVVEIYERKVSAYGNGAKVDAQKKYIGYRAYVIIVKD